The following coding sequences are from one Enterococcus sp. 4G2_DIV0659 window:
- a CDS encoding WxL domain-containing protein, which translates to MKNSYKLAGAALMAAMGVGLALPSATKAAPGDVIGKGKITFTQDDTTNPTNLPPGESTGPELTEPTQNTEANPLKIVSVTDLDFDSKAIVANDSDKTYDAKAFKTTTTDGTDAVMPHFIRFQDVRADVDTNYHTVSAEMTKQFTNGTRVLDGATIDYKNVSLITGTNATTKPDTTVEGALKPTFNLALNQKETVLSNKQEGKGYGVFELMFGDKDATVANPDSYDSITLNIPGTNVLKTGEYEAEITWSITDAN; encoded by the coding sequence ATGAAAAATTCTTACAAATTAGCTGGAGCAGCTTTAATGGCTGCCATGGGCGTAGGATTGGCATTACCATCAGCAACAAAAGCAGCACCTGGAGACGTTATTGGAAAAGGAAAAATCACATTCACACAAGATGATACAACTAACCCAACAAACTTACCACCAGGCGAATCTACTGGTCCTGAATTAACAGAACCAACTCAAAATACAGAAGCAAACCCATTAAAAATCGTTTCTGTTACTGATTTAGATTTTGATTCAAAAGCAATTGTTGCTAATGACTCTGATAAAACTTACGATGCTAAAGCATTTAAAACAACAACAACAGATGGAACTGACGCAGTAATGCCTCACTTTATCCGTTTCCAAGATGTTCGTGCAGATGTTGATACGAACTACCACACTGTATCAGCTGAAATGACAAAACAATTCACTAACGGTACACGTGTATTAGACGGCGCAACAATTGATTATAAAAATGTTTCTTTAATCACTGGAACAAACGCAACAACAAAACCAGATACAACAGTTGAAGGTGCATTAAAACCAACATTTAACTTAGCTCTTAACCAAAAAGAAACAGTTTTATCGAACAAACAAGAAGGAAAAGGTTACGGTGTATTTGAATTAATGTTTGGTGATAAAGATGCAACAGTTGCAAATCCTGATTCATATGATTCTATCACATTAAACATTCCAGGAACAAACGTACTAAAAACAGGTGAATACGAAGCAGAAATCACTTGGTCAATTACAGATGCAAACTAG
- the lepB gene encoding signal peptidase I, with protein sequence MKQWTIIFEHCLFSLFFMVALFFLFFTKTHIIDGHSMQPTFSDRDRVLVRKTKTIQRFDIVTFLPENEASTLYVKRVIGLPGDQLKVKGDQLMITQPSFVERSDTLIKDSTTVVRVLTKEAKIKFEKLKTIPSKSYFVLGDNRGNSKDSRTIGLVQSDQIEGVVDFRYYPLNKIGFVH encoded by the coding sequence ATGAAGCAATGGACAATTATTTTTGAACATTGCTTGTTCAGTTTATTTTTCATGGTCGCTCTTTTTTTTCTATTTTTTACGAAGACCCATATCATAGATGGACATTCCATGCAGCCCACATTTTCTGATCGGGATAGAGTATTGGTGCGTAAAACAAAAACGATTCAGCGATTTGATATAGTCACTTTTTTACCTGAAAATGAGGCGAGTACATTATACGTTAAAAGAGTAATAGGCTTGCCAGGAGATCAATTAAAGGTTAAAGGAGACCAACTGATGATTACTCAACCAAGTTTCGTTGAACGTTCGGATACACTCATAAAAGATAGTACAACTGTTGTACGAGTACTAACTAAAGAGGCGAAAATTAAATTTGAAAAATTGAAAACAATTCCATCAAAAAGTTACTTTGTTCTGGGGGATAATCGTGGGAATTCAAAAGATAGTAGAACGATTGGGCTTGTACAAAGCGATCAGATTGAAGGTGTAGTTGATTTCCGTTACTATCCACTAAATAAAATTGGGTTTGTTCACTAA
- a CDS encoding pectate lyase-like adhesive domain-containing protein encodes MKKIKISILLLIGLASGTYLYHANEIKAHDESSKAVEEMTVSNEKKSAKKSASLLTDEYPRDENGDIPLDYKESGEVDTTNIPASQIKDIRNDADLQAAFKDPQIMVFNIVEDFAITESTGEGNYVSSSASWNPTGNRTIIIEGNNHEVDFRGRAFRTSNGAWNITLQNLKMYSRHYYGVVTTRFATAANQRLSTITYHNIDHIGSQLLRADDTPVKFSGNVSTNLVESYVSPFGGASFSTQTFGTQQNLEIGNAVVLAGTTLNLIAGNVGSTDIKAGGTLEISPNANVTIDNTDSTGTTAGELAEALLISGNLDMKEQSKLLVKTVRPYSAIHLASAGSFLKIARKAKLDIQALSNAQNDGATRNVIRLGTSAILSVDEEGMLSVSSTGTGAGAGSIIYADNSATFTVAKKGIFSVESDGTGSKSLVRMGTNAKFQFSDAEQVDMKFIGTPNAASSLIEMSGSAGYFDVDVQRVKQWDRGNIGVDPDRDWTPMFGMRLPYNNRVVTNANIQARSTAATIRTDFINYFNTGASKGAIPGAQRILFEYIPDVNVSIDSTSNDLITDVNSTTVKGVTNPDAYVRITYTPPANGKEVTIEQNVPSPVETTPGEPLDDQTSPFTVKAVGGVGGVAATYTYTLPNDQHFEAGGEIKVYSFKEGKDDTATQIVLDKTPPAGDPTEYHVGLGDTVPTPDKFVGNPSDTNPAKPIFGYEFAEENSEADIAEMMNKQGEYDVYVYLLDEAVDALGNKTPNKTKIKGKLIVHDAANSVNGHDIEIGTDTLPTMTEAELKDYILKNSEASSQKIVDGIFTDLTDKIQISNLGGLTPNSTAGPYQVTLTVSKADSGLTEDIQKVITVNVVNRFADITVEFVDETGKALHTPIPVQGTIGTTIDLTKEQVIIGAIDNVLAQHYLLDKRPENETQLLIPVNGTTVQYTFKGMLFIESSPETLDFGVKNVGIFATKVEKATFDAPLIIWDNRAILDQWTLTAKLESPLTSQVDANKILPDAIRYKVSEKDTVTLSKDTAQPVTVHQHKSAGQYNISDEWERGDSGFQLDIPAGGIRRLGEYQATILWQLQRTP; translated from the coding sequence ATGAAGAAAATCAAAATAAGCATACTACTTTTAATCGGGTTAGCATCAGGTACTTATTTGTACCATGCAAATGAGATTAAAGCACATGATGAATCCAGTAAAGCAGTAGAAGAAATGACTGTTAGTAATGAAAAAAAATCTGCTAAAAAATCTGCTTCGCTACTAACAGATGAGTATCCGAGAGATGAGAATGGCGATATTCCACTAGATTATAAAGAATCTGGGGAAGTTGATACGACAAACATCCCAGCTTCTCAAATAAAAGATATTCGGAATGATGCAGATCTACAAGCTGCGTTTAAAGATCCTCAAATCATGGTATTCAACATTGTTGAAGATTTTGCTATTACCGAATCTACTGGTGAGGGAAACTATGTTTCAAGTTCTGCGTCTTGGAACCCCACAGGAAATCGAACCATTATTATAGAAGGAAATAATCATGAGGTTGATTTTCGTGGAAGAGCATTTAGGACAAGTAATGGTGCATGGAATATCACCTTGCAAAACTTAAAAATGTACTCACGTCATTATTATGGTGTAGTAACTACAAGATTTGCAACGGCTGCGAATCAAAGACTTTCGACTATTACTTATCATAATATTGATCATATCGGTTCGCAGTTACTAAGAGCAGATGATACACCCGTTAAGTTTTCGGGAAATGTATCAACTAATTTAGTAGAATCATACGTTTCGCCATTTGGGGGAGCATCATTTTCAACGCAAACTTTTGGCACACAGCAAAATTTAGAAATCGGAAATGCCGTTGTTCTAGCTGGAACAACACTTAACTTAATAGCTGGTAATGTCGGTAGTACAGATATTAAAGCAGGAGGAACTCTTGAAATAAGCCCCAATGCGAACGTAACGATTGATAATACTGATTCAACGGGGACTACTGCTGGAGAGTTAGCAGAAGCGTTGTTGATTTCTGGAAACTTGGATATGAAAGAACAATCTAAGTTATTAGTCAAAACAGTCAGACCTTATTCGGCTATTCATTTGGCATCAGCGGGAAGCTTTTTAAAGATTGCACGAAAAGCCAAATTGGATATACAAGCGTTATCGAATGCACAAAATGATGGTGCAACAAGAAATGTTATTCGTTTAGGAACAAGTGCTATCTTATCTGTAGATGAAGAAGGAATGTTATCCGTTTCTTCTACAGGAACAGGAGCAGGAGCAGGCTCTATTATTTATGCAGATAACTCCGCAACATTTACAGTAGCGAAAAAGGGAATTTTTTCTGTTGAAAGTGATGGAACAGGATCTAAATCTTTGGTTCGTATGGGAACAAACGCGAAATTTCAATTTAGCGACGCTGAGCAAGTAGACATGAAATTTATTGGTACGCCAAATGCTGCATCATCCCTCATTGAAATGAGTGGAAGTGCAGGATATTTTGATGTCGATGTCCAGCGAGTGAAACAATGGGATCGAGGGAATATAGGAGTAGATCCAGATAGAGACTGGACACCAATGTTTGGTATGCGTTTGCCGTATAACAATCGCGTAGTTACAAATGCCAATATTCAAGCGAGATCCACAGCGGCCACTATTAGAACTGATTTTATCAATTACTTTAATACAGGCGCAAGCAAAGGCGCTATACCGGGTGCACAACGTATATTATTTGAATATATTCCAGATGTAAATGTGTCAATAGATAGTACATCGAATGATTTAATCACCGATGTTAACTCGACAACGGTTAAAGGAGTAACGAATCCAGATGCCTATGTTCGTATTACCTATACCCCGCCTGCAAATGGAAAAGAAGTAACCATTGAGCAGAATGTACCGAGTCCTGTTGAAACAACTCCGGGAGAACCTTTGGATGATCAGACTTCACCTTTTACTGTAAAAGCAGTTGGTGGTGTTGGTGGCGTTGCGGCGACCTATACTTATACACTGCCGAATGATCAGCATTTTGAAGCTGGTGGAGAAATTAAGGTTTATTCTTTTAAAGAAGGAAAAGACGATACAGCGACACAAATCGTTTTGGATAAAACACCTCCAGCAGGTGATCCAACAGAATATCATGTTGGTTTAGGTGACACAGTCCCTACGCCAGATAAATTTGTTGGCAATCCTTCAGATACGAATCCAGCTAAGCCAATATTTGGCTATGAATTTGCAGAAGAAAATTCAGAAGCAGATATTGCTGAGATGATGAATAAACAAGGAGAGTATGACGTTTACGTTTATCTTTTGGATGAAGCAGTTGATGCATTAGGAAATAAAACACCGAACAAAACCAAAATTAAAGGTAAACTAATCGTCCATGATGCAGCAAATAGCGTTAATGGTCATGATATTGAGATTGGTACAGACACATTACCTACGATGACTGAAGCTGAATTAAAGGACTACATTCTCAAGAATAGTGAGGCTTCATCACAGAAAATAGTTGATGGTATCTTTACAGATTTAACGGATAAAATCCAGATAAGTAATCTAGGTGGATTAACACCAAACTCAACTGCTGGACCGTATCAAGTAACATTAACTGTTTCAAAAGCAGATTCTGGTTTAACAGAAGATATTCAGAAGGTGATTACGGTTAATGTAGTTAATCGTTTTGCTGATATCACAGTTGAATTCGTTGATGAAACAGGTAAAGCTTTGCACACACCAATTCCCGTTCAAGGAACCATTGGTACAACGATTGATTTGACGAAAGAGCAAGTAATCATTGGGGCGATTGATAATGTGTTAGCACAACACTATTTATTAGACAAGCGACCAGAAAATGAAACACAACTACTGATTCCTGTGAATGGAACAACTGTTCAATATACATTTAAAGGAATGCTCTTTATTGAGTCGTCACCTGAAACACTAGATTTTGGGGTTAAAAATGTAGGGATATTCGCTACGAAAGTAGAAAAAGCCACATTTGATGCGCCATTAATTATTTGGGACAACCGTGCCATATTGGATCAATGGACACTAACAGCAAAATTAGAAAGTCCATTAACTAGCCAAGTAGATGCGAATAAAATTTTACCTGATGCCATTCGTTATAAAGTATCAGAAAAAGATACTGTAACGCTTTCTAAGGATACGGCTCAACCTGTAACAGTTCATCAACATAAGAGTGCTGGTCAGTACAATATTAGTGATGAATGGGAACGAGGAGATTCAGGCTTCCAATTGGATATTCCAGCAGGAGGCATTCGTCGCCTTGGAGAATACCAAGCGACAATCCTTTGGCAATTACAAAGAACACCTTAA
- a CDS encoding DUF916 and DUF3324 domain-containing protein, giving the protein MKKKIISGFFSFLYIICFIFPMNSYADETKPDTGGFSFEVIQPENQHNKEVTYFDLLMKPGQKQTVQMKMNNSSDEEIKISVKLNSAKTNSNGVIEYGPSQIKKDASLKYEFTDIVKAPEEVKIPAKGHILVDFNITMPESTFEGYISGGIQLQQIDGEVKKQTDTGMVVNKFAYLVGMLLSESDTKEIQPDLKLNKVYPELQNFRNAIFVNFSNVQPVYTEKMTVDAQITKKGSSEVLYETKKSNMRMAPNSMIEFPISMNGEKMTPGDYQAKVLVTTVAGGKWAWDQSFKITNEEADKFNDQDLSLVQDRGINWVLILLIVGGILLVIIVVFVIIRLVSKKKQKKKQLKRKATKKKKTKK; this is encoded by the coding sequence ATGAAAAAAAAGATAATAAGTGGCTTTTTCAGCTTTTTATACATAATTTGTTTTATCTTTCCAATGAATAGCTATGCGGATGAAACAAAACCAGATACAGGAGGATTTTCATTTGAAGTAATTCAGCCTGAAAACCAACATAATAAAGAGGTTACATATTTTGATTTGCTTATGAAACCAGGACAAAAGCAAACGGTCCAAATGAAGATGAATAATTCTTCCGATGAAGAAATAAAAATAAGTGTGAAATTAAATAGCGCAAAAACAAATAGTAATGGTGTCATCGAATATGGACCAAGTCAAATCAAAAAGGATGCGTCTTTAAAATATGAGTTTACCGATATTGTAAAAGCACCCGAAGAAGTAAAAATACCAGCAAAAGGCCATATCTTAGTTGATTTCAACATCACTATGCCGGAATCTACGTTTGAAGGATATATCTCAGGCGGGATTCAATTGCAGCAAATCGACGGTGAGGTCAAAAAACAAACAGACACTGGAATGGTTGTTAATAAATTTGCCTATTTAGTAGGTATGCTACTAAGCGAATCTGACACAAAAGAAATTCAACCAGACTTGAAATTAAACAAGGTATATCCAGAACTGCAAAATTTCCGAAATGCTATTTTCGTTAATTTCTCTAACGTTCAACCTGTTTATACAGAGAAGATGACTGTAGATGCTCAAATCACAAAAAAAGGTTCATCAGAAGTCTTATATGAAACCAAAAAGTCGAATATGCGCATGGCACCTAATTCAATGATTGAATTTCCAATTTCTATGAATGGCGAAAAAATGACTCCTGGAGACTATCAAGCGAAAGTCCTTGTAACAACAGTAGCTGGTGGGAAATGGGCTTGGGATCAATCATTCAAAATAACCAACGAAGAAGCAGATAAATTTAACGATCAAGATTTAAGCTTGGTGCAAGATCGAGGAATAAATTGGGTATTGATTCTTCTGATTGTCGGAGGGATTTTACTTGTTATTATTGTTGTCTTTGTCATTATTCGACTAGTGAGCAAAAAGAAACAGAAGAAAAAACAATTAAAACGAAAAGCAACTAAGAAAAAGAAAACAAAGAAATAA
- a CDS encoding LPXTG cell wall anchor domain-containing protein, protein MKVYKKYLSFVILLTLVGVSAFGFSYSTLAEENGGAVQTNGNIQFYEESSSSSSTTTSTTETPIKKPKPVGRFPSTGELVQKSMVFTGGLLLLILLYILIRHKRKSNGKESD, encoded by the coding sequence ATGAAAGTGTATAAAAAATATCTATCATTCGTTATTCTTCTAACTCTGGTAGGTGTGAGTGCGTTTGGTTTTTCTTATTCTACTTTAGCTGAGGAAAATGGCGGTGCGGTTCAAACAAATGGGAATATTCAGTTTTATGAAGAAAGTAGCAGTTCAAGTTCAACAACTACGAGCACTACAGAAACTCCAATTAAAAAACCAAAACCTGTTGGCCGATTCCCTTCTACAGGAGAATTAGTTCAAAAGAGCATGGTATTTACTGGCGGGTTGTTATTACTGATTCTGCTGTATATTCTCATTAGGCATAAGAGAAAAAGCAACGGGAAGGAGTCTGACTAA
- a CDS encoding WxL domain-containing protein — protein sequence MKKINYQILLSLAIFSISAFAFAPTAIGESNVSGNGTINFEGEYAQEVRDPEHPETILNPGDSPKTSGDLRIDFVPQFNFGSNKISDKDEKYYGNAQLFHDKTGARGNFIQISDYRGTGSGWILQVRQETQFRNDTTTNKELNGAVISLDQSWANSTRSEMEAPIVSKDVIRINNIGETYNLAEASQGKGQGTWSINFGASIENDKGRKDTLSPKMDTHGKPMLDPAFENKPIYQNEALTLSIPGATKKDPVNYQTVITWILSELP from the coding sequence GTGAAAAAAATAAATTATCAGATTCTGCTCAGTTTAGCTATCTTCTCAATAAGTGCATTTGCTTTTGCGCCAACTGCTATTGGAGAGTCCAATGTTTCAGGAAATGGAACGATTAACTTTGAAGGAGAATACGCTCAAGAAGTTAGAGATCCAGAACATCCTGAGACAATACTAAATCCAGGGGATAGTCCGAAGACATCGGGAGATTTACGAATCGATTTTGTTCCGCAGTTTAATTTTGGTTCAAACAAAATTTCGGACAAAGATGAAAAATATTATGGAAATGCCCAACTTTTCCACGACAAAACTGGCGCTCGCGGGAATTTTATTCAAATTTCTGATTATAGAGGAACAGGCTCTGGGTGGATACTACAAGTAAGGCAAGAAACACAATTCCGTAATGATACAACAACAAATAAAGAATTAAACGGGGCAGTCATTTCTTTAGATCAATCTTGGGCAAATTCCACTCGTTCTGAAATGGAAGCACCAATTGTATCGAAAGATGTCATCCGTATTAATAATATTGGTGAAACTTATAATCTGGCTGAAGCTAGTCAGGGGAAAGGTCAAGGAACATGGTCAATTAACTTTGGTGCTTCTATTGAAAATGACAAAGGACGTAAAGATACTTTGTCACCTAAAATGGACACACACGGCAAACCAATGTTAGACCCTGCCTTTGAAAATAAACCAATCTATCAAAATGAAGCACTAACGTTGTCAATACCTGGAGCAACGAAAAAAGATCCGGTCAACTATCAAACGGTGATAACTTGGATTTTATCCGAGCTACCATAA
- the lepB gene encoding signal peptidase I, translated as MEKKKARKRRKRKVRSFRQKKWRQLRLELLLSMFISSLFFTLGAFFLFAFPIVQGYGMSGILENKDRLVVYKFGDIERFSLVYLNVPNKPKEKSIRRVIGLPGEEITYKNDQLFVNGQEKVERYLTEKVYRAKQEEYLFTEDFTMRKLAKTNVSRIPQGKYFVLGDNRPYVSDSRYYGFIDQEDIIGVVKMRLFPLHEMTNF; from the coding sequence ATGGAAAAGAAAAAAGCAAGAAAACGTCGAAAACGAAAAGTACGCTCATTTCGTCAAAAGAAATGGAGACAGTTACGGCTCGAACTTTTACTCAGCATGTTTATTTCAAGTCTATTTTTTACGTTGGGTGCTTTTTTCTTGTTTGCTTTCCCGATCGTTCAAGGTTACGGCATGAGCGGCATATTAGAAAATAAAGATCGCTTAGTCGTTTATAAATTTGGCGATATTGAGCGATTTTCGCTTGTTTATTTGAACGTGCCTAACAAACCGAAAGAAAAAAGTATCCGTCGTGTAATTGGATTGCCTGGGGAAGAAATTACCTATAAAAATGATCAATTATTCGTAAATGGACAAGAAAAAGTTGAACGATACTTGACTGAAAAAGTGTACCGAGCAAAACAAGAAGAATATCTATTTACGGAAGATTTTACAATGAGGAAATTAGCTAAAACAAATGTGTCACGTATTCCACAAGGGAAATATTTTGTTTTAGGAGATAATCGTCCTTATGTATCAGATAGTCGTTATTACGGTTTTATTGATCAAGAAGATATTATAGGCGTTGTAAAGATGCGGTTATTTCCATTACATGAGATGACTAACTTTTAA